A single window of Carettochelys insculpta isolate YL-2023 chromosome 13, ASM3395843v1, whole genome shotgun sequence DNA harbors:
- the SLC25A5 gene encoding ADP/ATP translocase 2, with protein MADAAVSFIKDFLAGGVAAAISKTAVAPIERVKLLLQVQHASKQITADKQYKGIMDCVVRIPKEQGILSFWRGNLANVIRYFPTQALNFAFKDKYKQIFLGDVDKRTQFWRYFAGNLASGGAAGATSLCFVYPLDFARTRLAADVGKAGADREFKGLGDCLVKIFKSDGLRGLYQGFNVSVQGIIIYRAAYFGIYDTAKGMLPDPKNTHIVVSWMIAQTVTAVAGLTSYPFDTVRRRMMMQSGRKGTDIMYSGTIDCWRKIARDEGSKAFFKGAWSNVLRGMGGAFVLVLYDEIKKYT; from the exons ATGGCCGACGCCGCCGTGTCCTTTATCAAGGACTTCCTGGCCGGGGGGGTGGCCGCCGCCATCTCCAAGACCGCCGTGGCGCCCATCGAACGGgtcaagctgctgctgcag GTGCAGCATGCAAGCAAGCAGATTACAGCGGACAAGCAATACAAGGGCATCATGGACTGTGTTGTCCGTATCCCCAAAGAGCAAGGCATCCTGTCCTTCTGGCGTGGCAACCTGGCTAATGTTATCAGATACTTCCCAACTCAGGCCCTCAACTTTGCTTTCAAAGACAAATACAAGCAGATCTTCCTGGGTGATGTTGATAAAAGAACCCAGTTCTGGCGTTACTTTGCTGGTAACCTGGCATCTGGTGGTGCTGCTGGCGCAACGTCTCTTTGTTTTGTCTACCCTCTTGACTTTGCCCGTACTCGTCTGGCAGCTGACGTGGGTAAAGCTGGAGCCGACAGAGAATTCAAGGGTCTTGGTGACTGCCTGGTCAAGATCTTCAAGTCTGATGGCCTTAGGGGCCTATACCAAGGCTTCAACGTGTCCGTTCAGGGTATCATCATCTACAGAGCTGCCTATTTTGGCATTTATGACACTGCTAAGG GAATGCTTCCGGACCCAAAGAACACCCACATCGTCGTCAGCTGGATGATTGCTCAGACAGTTACCGCAGTTGCTGGTTTGACCTCCTATCCATTCGATACTGTCCGCCGTCGCATGATGATGCAGTCAGGGCGTAAAGGAA CGGACATCATGTACTCTGGTACAATTGACTGTTGGCGGAAGATTGCCCGTGATGAAGGGTCCAAGGCGTTCTTCAAGGGTGCATGGTCCAATGTTCTCAGAGGAATGGGTGGTGCTTTTGTCTTAGTACTGTACGATGAAATCAAGAAGTACACTTAA